One Candidatus Eisenbacteria bacterium DNA segment encodes these proteins:
- a CDS encoding c-type cytochrome — translation MGLGLRWLGVIVLAGTSLAYAQSGAPEAYDKKCKLCHSIKGEGGKQADKGGPLDGVGGKHDRAWFEKYLQDPKAVKPDTKMPKFKYTDEELKALVDYLLSLK, via the coding sequence ATGGGTCTCGGATTACGCTGGCTCGGTGTCATCGTGCTCGCCGGAACCTCCCTCGCGTACGCCCAAAGCGGCGCGCCCGAGGCCTACGACAAGAAGTGCAAGCTGTGTCACAGCATCAAGGGCGAGGGCGGCAAGCAGGCCGACAAGGGCGGCCCGCTCGACGGTGTCGGCGGCAAGCACGATCGCGCCTGGTTCGAGAAGTACCTGCAGGACCCCAAGGCGGTGAAGCCGGACACGAAGATGCCGAAGTTCAAGTACACCGACGAGGAGCTGAAGGCGCTAGTCGACTACCTGCTCAGCCTGAAGTGA
- a CDS encoding Rieske 2Fe-2S domain-containing protein, which translates to MPADVTPGTIPDPDRRRLLNWFLGTSFGALLASIVYPVARFLNPPEVETAATNEVDAGAANDPEFVAKGYKIVRFGSEPVIVVRVGETDFRAFSAVCTHLACIVEYLKANQIIHCNCHNAQFNLQGQVVGGPPPKPLPPFGVHVVAGAEGSARVIVSRS; encoded by the coding sequence GTGCCGGCGGACGTGACCCCGGGCACGATCCCCGATCCGGATCGTCGCCGGCTGCTCAACTGGTTCCTCGGCACGTCGTTCGGAGCGCTGCTCGCCTCCATCGTGTATCCGGTTGCGCGTTTCCTGAATCCACCGGAGGTCGAGACGGCCGCGACCAACGAGGTTGACGCCGGCGCAGCCAACGACCCCGAGTTCGTCGCCAAGGGATACAAGATCGTCCGCTTCGGCAGCGAGCCCGTCATCGTCGTGCGCGTCGGCGAGACGGACTTCCGCGCCTTCTCCGCGGTCTGCACCCACCTCGCCTGCATCGTGGAGTATCTGAAGGCCAACCAGATCATCCACTGCAACTGCCACAACGCGCAGTTCAATCTGCAGGGCCAGGTCGTGGGTGGGCCGCCTCCGAAGCCGCTGCCGCCCTTCGGCGTCCACGTCGTGGCCGGGGCCGAAGGCTCGGCACGCGTAATCGTCTCACGGAGCTGA